In Mesorhizobium sp. J428, the genomic window CGCGCGAGACGGGCCTTGATGCTCTCGACGTCGGCGCGCGGGGTCGCGGCGAAGAGGGTCTTGGTGTAGCTGTGCTTCGGGTTTGAAAACACCTCCTCGCGCGGGCCGTATTCGACCGCCTCGCCGAAATACATCACCATCACGTCGTCGGCGATGTAGCGCACCACCGACAGATCGTGGCTGATGAAGACATAGGTGAGCTGGAACTCGTCCTGCAGGTCGGCGAGAAGGTTCAGCACCTGCGCCTGGACGGAGAGGTCGAGCGCCGAGACCGGTTCGTCGAGCACGAGCAGGCTCGGATTGAGCATCAGGGCGCGGGCGATTGCGATGCGCTGGCGCTGGCCGCCGGAGAACATGTGCGGGTAGCGGTTGAAGTGCTCCGGGCCGAGCCCGACCTTGATGAGCATCTGCATGGCGCGCTCGCGCCGCTCGTCGGCCGGGACGTTGGTGTTGATCAGCAGCGGCTCGCCGAGCACGTCGCCGATCTTCTGGCGCGGGTTGAGCGAGCCGTAGGGGTTCTGGAACACGATCTGCACCTTCCGCCGCAACTCCGGCGTCAGCCCGCCCTTTGCGATGTCGACCTTCTGTCCTTCGATCAGCAGGTCGCCCGCGGTCGCCGCGTCGATCATGGTGATGATGCGCGCCAGCGTGGACTTGCCGCAGCCGCTCTCGCCGACGATGGCGAGCGTCTTGCCCTTTTCCACGGTGAAGGAGACGCCCTTGACGGCATGCACCACGCGAGCCTTGGAGAACAGGCCGCCGGGCACGTGATAGTCGCGGACGATGTCGCGGCCTTCGAGGACGACGGTGCTCATAGCGGGCCCTCCATGGGCGGCGTGACGACGGCCGGTGCGGCCTGTTCGAAGATCAGGTCGGAGACGGTCGGCAGCCGGTCGCCGGTGGCGTTGTCGGGAAGGGCGGAGAGCAGGGCGCGGGTGTAGTTGCTCTTCGGGTTCTCGAAGAGGGTGAGGACGTCCGCCTCCTCCATCTTGCGGCCCTTATGCTGGACGATCACCCGGTCGGCCGTCTCGGCGACGACGCCCATGTTGTGGGTGATCATGATCAGCGCCATGCCGTATTTCTCCTGCAGCGAAACCAGCAGGTCGAGGATCTGCTTCTGGATCGTCACGTCGAGCGCCGTGGTCGGCTCGTCGGCGATGAGCAGCTTCGGATTGCAGGCGATCGCCATGGCGATCATGACGCGCTGGCACTGGCCGCCGGACATCTGGTGCGGATAGGAGGTAAGCCGCTCCGCCGGATCGGGAATGCCGACGAGCCGCAAAAGCTCGATCGCCCGCTCACGGCGCTGGTGCCGGTCCATGTGCATGTGGAGCCTCAGCACCTCCTCGATCTGGAAGCCGACCGTGAATGACGGGTTGAGGCTCGCCATCGGCTCCTGGAAGATCATCGCCATGTCCTTGCCGATGATCTTGCGCCGTTCGGCGTCGTCGAGCTTCAGAAGGTCCGTGCCGGCGAAGCTCATCCTGTCGGCGCGCACCTTGGCCGTCCAGGGCAGGAGGCCCATGACGGCGAGCATCGACACCGACTTGCCCGAGCCGGACTCGCCGACGATCGCCAGCACCTCGCGCTCGTCGACCTTGAGCGACACGCCGTCGACCGCCCGGAACGGACCCTGCGCGGTGTCGAACTCGACGACGAGGTTCTCGATTTCAAGGAGTGCCATGTCAGCTCCTCTTCAGCTTCGGGTCGAGCGCGTCGCGCAGGCCGTCGCCCATCAGGTTGATTGCCAGCACCGTGATGAGGATGGCGAGGCCGGGCAGCGTCACCACCCACCAGGCGCGCAGGATGAATTCGCGCGCCTCGGCGAGCATCGTGCCCCATTCCGGGGTAGGAGGCTGCGCGCCCATGCCGAGGAAGCCGAGGGCGGCGGCGTCGAGGATGGCGGTCGAGAACGACAGCGTCGCCTGCACGATCAGCGGCGCCATGCAGTTCGGCAGGATGGTCCGGAACATCAGCCTGAGCGGCTTGGCGCCGGCTACCTTGGCCGCGACCACATAGTCCTTGGTCTTCTCCGACAGCACGGCCGCGCGGGTGAGCCGCACGAAATGCGGCTGCAGCACCAAAGCGATGGCGATCATCGCATTGATGAGGCCGGGACCGAGCACTGCGACGAGGACGAGCGCCAAAAGCAGCGACGGGAAGGCGAGGATCACGTCCATCACGCGCATGATCAGCGTGTCGGTGCGCCCGCCGACATAGCCGGCGATGACGCCGAAGAAGATGCCGACGGTGAGCGACAGTGTCGTCACGATGACGCCGATGAAGAGCGAGAACCGCGCCCCGTAGAGGAGGCGCGAGAGAATATCGCGGCCGACGGCGTCGGTGCCGAGCAGATAGGCCGAGCGGCCGCCCTCTTGCCAATAGGGAGGCACGAGGATCGCGTCGCGATATTGTTGCTGCGGCAGGTGCGGCGCGATCAGCGGCGCAAACAGCGCGAGCACGACGAGGACGACGAAGACCCAAAGGCCGATGACAGCGCCCTTGTTCTCGGAGAAGTAGTACCAGAATTCGGACAGGCGCTGGCCGAGCGTCACCGCGTGGCGATCGGCTTCCTGGAGGGCCTGGGGTGTGGTGGTTGCCATGACGCCCTCCTCAATGCCGGATGCGCGGGTTGATGAGGCCGTAAAGCAGGTCCACGATCAGGTTCACCAGCATGATGATCGAGGCGATGATCAGCAGGCCGCCCTGGATGACGGGGTAGTCGCGCTTGAACACCGAATCGACCATCCATTTGCCGATGCCCGGCCAGGAGAAGATGGACTCGGTCAGGATTGCGCCGGCGAGCATCACGCCGACCTGCAGGCCGATGGTGGTGACAACCGGGATCATCGCGTTGCGCAGCGCGTGCACGCCGATGACGCGCAGCGGCGGCAGGCCCTTGGCGCGGGCCGTGCGCACATAGTCCTCGCCGAGCACCTCAAGCATGGCCGAGCGCGTCTGGCGCGCGATGACAGCGAGGGGGATCGTGCCAAGCACGATCGTCGGCAGGATGAGATGCGAGACCGCGGACCTGAACGCGCCCTTCTGGCCCGAGATAAGCGAGTCGATCAGCATGAAGCCGGTGACCGGCTGGAAGAAGTAGGAGAAGGAGATGCGGCCCGACACCGGCGTCCATTGCAGGAAGCCGGAGAAGAAGATGATGAGCAGCAGGCCCCACCAGAAGATCGGCATCGAATAGCCGATGAGGGCCGTGCCCATGACCGATTGATCGATGAAGGATCCACGTCGGATCGCCGCGATGATGCCGGCCGGGATGCCGAGGATCACCGCGAAGATGATGGCGCAAAGGGAGAGCTCAAGCGTCGCCGGGAACAGCTTGGCGAAGATGGTGAGCACGGGTTCCTTGGTGGTGATCGACCGGCCGAAATCACCGGTGAGCACATTGCCGAGATAGTCGAGATACTGGATCACGATGGGCCGGTCGTAGCCGAGCTCGTGCGAGATCTTCTCGTAGCGTTCCGGCGACATCACCCGTTCGCCCGACATCAGCATCACGGGGTCGCCCGGCAGCAGCCGGATGAAGGCGAAGGCGACAATCGAGACGCCGATGAAGGTCGGGATCAGGACGGCGAGGCGTCCCAGGAAAAAGCGCAGCATGGCCCACCCAAAGGTCTGTGCCGGACGTGCGGCCGCGCGGAACGACAGGTCTCGCGAGGTTCATCCGTGCCGGTACGCGCATAGCAAAGGGGGCGCCCGTCGCCGGGCACCCCCGCGAGGATGCTATGTCAGCTTACTCGGCAATGTCGACGCCCGTGAAGGCGTGATGGCCGAGCGGGCTCATCACATAGCCGGAGACCTTCTTGGACATCGGCATCACGACGACCGAGTGGTCGAGCGTGACCCACGGCGCCTCGCGCTTGAAGACGACCTGGGCCTCTTCGTAGAGCTTGGCGCGCTCTGCCTGGTCGGTCGAGGTCTTGGCCTGCGTCACCAGCTTGTCGAACTCCTCGTTGCACCACTGCGCGCGGTTGTTGCCGCCGACCGCGTCGCAGCCGAGCAAGGTGTGCAGGAAGTTGTCCGGGTCGCCATTGTCGCCGGTCCAGCCGAGGATGACGGCACCGTCGCGGTCCTTGGCCTTCGAGCGGTCGAGATATTCGGCCCACTCATAGGTGACGATCTCTGCCGAGACGCCGATGGCGGCGAGGTCGGCCTGGATGATCTCGGCGGCGCGGCGCGCGTCGAGCATGTAGGGGCGCGCAACCGGCATCGCCCAGACCTTCATCTTCAGGTCCTTGACGCCGGCGGCCTCGAGCGCGGCCTTGGCCGCGGCCGGGTCGTATTTGTCGTCCTCGATCGCGTCGTTGTAGCCCCACATCGTCGGCGGCATCGGGTTCTTGGCCACGGAGGCCGCGCCCTGGAACACCGCGTCGACGATCGCCTGCTTGTTGATCGCGCCGGCAATGGCCTTGCGGACCTCGGTCTTGTCGAACGGAGGCTGCATGGTGTTGAAGGCGAGATAGGCGACGTTGAGGCCGTTCTCTTCCATCACCTGCAGGTTCGGGTCGGCCTTCATGGCGGCGACGTCGGCGGCTGCCGGATACGGCATCACGTGGCATTCGCCGGCCTGGAGCTTCTGGTAGCGGACCGAGGCTTCCTTGGTGATGGCGAAGACGAGGTCGTCGATCTTCTCCTTGCCCTTCCAGTAGTCCGGGTTCGCCTTGTACTGGATGCGCGCGTCGAGCTGGTAGTCGACGAACTGGAACGGACCGGTGCCGACCGGCTTCTGGTTCAGCTGTTCCTTGGTGTTCGCTTCGGCCAGCTTGTCGGCATATTCCTTTGAGACGATCGAGCCGAAATCCATGCCGAGATTGGTGAGGAACGGAGCTTCCTTCTGCTTCAGCACGAACTTGACGGTCATGTCGTCGACCTTGTCGATCGAGGCGATCAGGTCGGGCATCCCCATGCCGGCGAAATACTCCCATGCGCCGCCGGT contains:
- a CDS encoding dipeptide ABC transporter ATP-binding protein; translated protein: MSTVVLEGRDIVRDYHVPGGLFSKARVVHAVKGVSFTVEKGKTLAIVGESGCGKSTLARIITMIDAATAGDLLIEGQKVDIAKGGLTPELRRKVQIVFQNPYGSLNPRQKIGDVLGEPLLINTNVPADERRERAMQMLIKVGLGPEHFNRYPHMFSGGQRQRIAIARALMLNPSLLVLDEPVSALDLSVQAQVLNLLADLQDEFQLTYVFISHDLSVVRYIADDVMVMYFGEAVEYGPREEVFSNPKHSYTKTLFAATPRADVESIKARLARKAAKAA
- a CDS encoding ABC transporter ATP-binding protein; translation: MALLEIENLVVEFDTAQGPFRAVDGVSLKVDEREVLAIVGESGSGKSVSMLAVMGLLPWTAKVRADRMSFAGTDLLKLDDAERRKIIGKDMAMIFQEPMASLNPSFTVGFQIEEVLRLHMHMDRHQRRERAIELLRLVGIPDPAERLTSYPHQMSGGQCQRVMIAMAIACNPKLLIADEPTTALDVTIQKQILDLLVSLQEKYGMALIMITHNMGVVAETADRVIVQHKGRKMEEADVLTLFENPKSNYTRALLSALPDNATGDRLPTVSDLIFEQAAPAVVTPPMEGPL
- a CDS encoding ABC transporter permease subunit — encoded protein: MATTTPQALQEADRHAVTLGQRLSEFWYYFSENKGAVIGLWVFVVLVVLALFAPLIAPHLPQQQYRDAILVPPYWQEGGRSAYLLGTDAVGRDILSRLLYGARFSLFIGVIVTTLSLTVGIFFGVIAGYVGGRTDTLIMRVMDVILAFPSLLLALVLVAVLGPGLINAMIAIALVLQPHFVRLTRAAVLSEKTKDYVVAAKVAGAKPLRLMFRTILPNCMAPLIVQATLSFSTAILDAAALGFLGMGAQPPTPEWGTMLAEAREFILRAWWVVTLPGLAILITVLAINLMGDGLRDALDPKLKRS
- a CDS encoding ABC transporter permease subunit; translation: MLRFFLGRLAVLIPTFIGVSIVAFAFIRLLPGDPVMLMSGERVMSPERYEKISHELGYDRPIVIQYLDYLGNVLTGDFGRSITTKEPVLTIFAKLFPATLELSLCAIIFAVILGIPAGIIAAIRRGSFIDQSVMGTALIGYSMPIFWWGLLLIIFFSGFLQWTPVSGRISFSYFFQPVTGFMLIDSLISGQKGAFRSAVSHLILPTIVLGTIPLAVIARQTRSAMLEVLGEDYVRTARAKGLPPLRVIGVHALRNAMIPVVTTIGLQVGVMLAGAILTESIFSWPGIGKWMVDSVFKRDYPVIQGGLLIIASIIMLVNLIVDLLYGLINPRIRH
- a CDS encoding ABC transporter substrate-binding protein encodes the protein MKKLSFAAALLAATVLSGVASAKTLVYCSEGSPEGFDPALYTAGTTFDASSRPVYNRLVEFKAGTTEIEPGLAESYEISDDGLQYTFKLRPGVKFHTTDYFTPTREMNADDVIFSFERQLKADNPYNAYVTGGAWEYFAGMGMPDLIASIDKVDDMTVKFVLKQKEAPFLTNLGMDFGSIVSKEYADKLAEANTKEQLNQKPVGTGPFQFVDYQLDARIQYKANPDYWKGKEKIDDLVFAITKEASVRYQKLQAGECHVMPYPAAADVAAMKADPNLQVMEENGLNVAYLAFNTMQPPFDKTEVRKAIAGAINKQAIVDAVFQGAASVAKNPMPPTMWGYNDAIEDDKYDPAAAKAALEAAGVKDLKMKVWAMPVARPYMLDARRAAEIIQADLAAIGVSAEIVTYEWAEYLDRSKAKDRDGAVILGWTGDNGDPDNFLHTLLGCDAVGGNNRAQWCNEEFDKLVTQAKTSTDQAERAKLYEEAQVVFKREAPWVTLDHSVVVMPMSKKVSGYVMSPLGHHAFTGVDIAE